In Oenanthe melanoleuca isolate GR-GAL-2019-014 chromosome 17, OMel1.0, whole genome shotgun sequence, one genomic interval encodes:
- the LOC130260080 gene encoding sperm acrosome-associated protein 9-like — protein sequence MDEVVETLGKIEQNYKLFQQQQLTFIKALKLTRVEANDVVRPVSSINQVQCYKDHHCYNSRDKHVLTMFISICNDLRNLCQKLEHVHPGDRVSNSLMEKCKELLKESNDFTALRATYPHGVVNYLSLAEATDCYGGVVSLIPIVIDTMREWITYTNNNLLHTDRECSKCKYEDPRLKNKAPWMPANKHPN from the exons ATGGATGAGGTAGTGGAAACCCTGGGAAAGATCGAGCAGAACTACaagctcttccagcagcagcagttgaCATTTATCAAAGCACTGAAACTCACCCGTGTGGAAGCCAATGACGTGGTCAGACCTGTGTCATCCATTAACCAG GTGCAGTGCTACAAAGATCACCACTGCTACAACTCCAGGGACAAGCACGTCCTCACCATGTTCATCTCCATCTGCAACGATCTCCGCAACCTTTGCCAGAAACTGGAACATGTGCATCCTGGGGACAGAGTGTCCAACAGCCTCATGGAGAAGtgcaaagagctgctgaaggagagCAACGACTTCACTGCCCTCCGAGCCAC CTACCCCCACGGTGTTGTGAACTACTTGAGCTTGGCTGAAGCAACGGATTGTTATGGAGGGGTGGTGAGCCTCATCCCCATCGTTATAGACACCATGAGGGAGTGGATAACCTACACCAACAACAACCTGCTTCATACT GACAGAGAATGCTCGAAGTGCAAGTATGAAGACCCAcgtttgaaaaataaagctcCCTGGATGCCAGCAAACAAACACCCCAATTAA
- the LOC130260081 gene encoding sperm acrosome-associated protein 9-like → MDEVVHTLRKIEQKYKLFKKQQFTFIRALEQTREEPHDFIKPVSSIVQVQFSKQYNCYNSTDKRILNMFISICNDLRNLCHKMEHVHPGDCVTNGLLEKCKVLLNDSNDFTALRATDHHGVVHYLGTEETQNRYGGVVSLIPIVIDTIKEWIYYMQWNRLPDEEDF, encoded by the exons ATGGATGAGGTGGTGCATACTCTAAGAAAGATCGAGCAGAAGTACAAGCTCTTCAAGAAGCAGCAGTTCACATTTAtcagagcactggaacaaaCCCGAGAAGAGCCCCATGATTTCATCAAACCTGTCTCATCCATAGTCCAG GTGCAGTTCTCCAAGCAATACAACTGCTACAATTCCACCGACAAGCGCATCCTCAACATGTTCATCTCCATCTGCAACGACCTCCGCAACCTCTGCCACAAGATGGAACATGTGCATCCTGGGGACTGTGTGACCAATGGCCTTTTGGAGAAGTGCAAAGTGCTCCTTAATGACAGCAACGACTTCACTGCCCTCCGAGCCAC TGACCACCACGGTGTTGTGCACTACCTGGGCACAGAGGAAACACAAAATCGTTATGGAGGGGTGGTGAGCCTCATCCCCATCGTTATAGACACTATAAAGGAGTGGATCTATTACATgcagtggaacaggctgcctgAT GAAGAAGATTTCTAG